Genomic DNA from Trichocoleus desertorum ATA4-8-CV12:
TTCTGTCTGCTGGAGACGCTGACTGACTCGTGAAAGTAAAGATTGAGCGAGTTCGGGTCTTGCTGCAATGTCTTGCCAAGCTATAGACACTAACTTGACTTCATCAGTAAGCGCTGTCGCCTGGTAAGTCTGGAGTGAGGTTAAGCCAGGGCCGAAGGGTAAGGATGGGCCTGCGATGCCAATGAACACTTCTTCTCCGTTTTCCGAGAAGGTATTTAATTTCACCAAGCCTTGTTGTACTTGCCAGATAGCTTCTAACTTGCAGGGAATGAGTTCTCCTTTTACGTACTTGTGAATGGGCAAATCGGACGGACTAGTGCCGTGGTTTGGTAGATATGTCTGAGGTACCATGCCATCTGGTAGCCGACGGATGAGCCACTGGAGACAGCAGAGTTCATCTCCAGGGCTGGTCACAATAGAGACGGTTGCTGTGACTATAAAACCATCAGCTTCGCGAGGCTGAATGGTCAGCTTGCACTCTTGCGATCGCGCCACTTGTTGAATTTGCAGGAGTTTCTGCCGGAAAGCGAGTCGGTGCTCTGAGGGAATAAAGCTAAAGAGAGGCTTACCGACTAAAAACCGTTGGGCTACATTGAGGAGGGAAGCTGCCGCTCGGTTGGCTTCTTGAATGATGCCATCGAAACTGGTGATCAGGTAGATGTCAGGGGCTGACTCAAATATTTCTCGGTAGCGATCGCGCTCTGCTGAGAGTTGGTTTTGGAGGCGCAATAGCTCCTGATTCTGCTGCTGCAACTCTTCAATTGCAACTTGTAATTCTTCCGAGGCAACACCTAACTCTTTGAATGCTGTAGGTAAAAGCTCTATAGGATCAGGAGCTGGTACATTCGCAGCCTCATACAGGCGATTGATCCGTCCATTCATTCTGGCCATCTGGTGCAATAGGCTTTCTAGCTTCTCGCCGTGGAGAGGAGATCTGGTTATGAGAGAAGGCTGTTGAGCTGTCATGGAAATCAGTTGAATGAAGGGCAGTTGAAGGGGGAATTAGTAAAATTGCCAATGAAACACTTTAGCAATCCTGTGTGGCACGAGTTATCTTCAGCATAGAAGACGGATTATTAAAAAGTTTAATCTGTTTCAATAAGTTGCTTCACACAATCTTTAAATGTATCGCTTTCACCGTAGCTTAGAGCGCCATTAAGGTTATATAAGCTACAAATTTTATCATCCTGAGGCGATCGCGGGACTGTGAAAAGGAAGTCAAACTATTGCAAATGGAGATTTTTGGTTTTCGAGGTATAGGAGATTACATGGTGCCTTTACCTGTGTGTCTACCTAAAGACAGAAGTAGGCATAAAGATAGAACAGTTACTTTCTCATTAGTTCAATTTACGCAAAAGGCGAATCGCAACTTTTGTAAAATTGAGCTTAACAACTGATATATTAAGTTAGGTTTTAATCTGCACAAAGACCTGAGTTAGGGGCAAAAAGTTGATGGCAAGCAGCCATGCAATGCTCATTAATAAATCTGATAGCCACCGCTAGATTTTTGGCTGGTACTCTATATTACTGACAATCATTTCATTACTAAGATTTACCTCATCTGCAAAGTTAAAGCTCAGCCCTGGTTTAGGGTTGCAACAGCAAGCACAAGCAGCATTTAACTGCTTTTTGCCATCTTTAAACTTGCTGATTCAGATAGCTTTTCTAGACCTTCTGAATTGCTAAATCTGCTCTCTGGTAGAGATTCTTTCATGTTTAGCTTGGTATGTGTTTGGAAAAGCTTGCCACACCCTACTTATTTTTGATAATTGGGTGCCATCGCATTATGAGTTCCTGAAACCACCCTCCCTCTTGCTTGTAACCATGACTCAGCCTGGTCAGACCATCCAAGTATCACAGCAATTTTCTGACGATCAACTGTTAGCCATCTGTGAAGCCGCAGATGTCATTGCTTGCCAGTGTCCTAGCTACTTAGTCCACTTACTGAAAGAAGTTAAAGAATTTCATCGCTATACAAATGACTGCATCCAGACTTCTCCGGAAGATGCCTCAATCCATGACTGGCTCACTAGCCGAGCTGCTCAGATGGAACTCATGCTCTCGCAAATCATCTTTGAGCTATTGCAGCGCGAAAATTTGATTGATGACCAAAACAATCTAGATCTCTCCAAGATGGCAGAACGCTCCAGAGCGATCGCTCTACGCCAAACCGTAGCTCGCAACTCTTGTGCCTAACGGTTAGAGCTGGCCGCATGGGAGTGTCGGCTCCACCAAGAAGCAACGCCTAAGAAGAGAAACCAACTCACTAAATATAGGCAAGTCAGCATCGCTGCACCCTTCAAGCTAATAAGATTGCTACAACAGGTAAGCCTGCGATCGAGGACGCAATACAAGTCCAAGCAAAGAAGCTCTCAATGTCTTCTTGGTCTAAAGCCAGACCCATCTGGGCCATTGAAAATGGAAATACGGCTAGTAAAAGTATGATGACCAGACCGTATTCTAATCCTGTCATGGTCGCCTCCTAGAGTATGACTTACCTTGGATAATGCGTTTTTCTACTCACTTCGCACTCCCTCTAGCGGTTGAATCGTGTTTGACTTGACATCCACCCTTTAGGTATGCCTAGAAACCTGTATTCTTACCAACACAGTGCTTTAACAACAGACCATTTCTCTTGGTAGAGGAGAGCTGAGGACGGCAACGTTAAGTTAAGTAACAACAGTTCCCTCCTGACTTGAAGCCCTAGAGGCTTGATGTTCGAGGGCAAGTGTAACTCAGTGCTCCGTACTCCTATGGGTCCCTAGTCTATCTCTAGGGACTTTTTTGTATCTTTTTCTGCGTTTGAGTGCAACTTCACTTTTCTCCACGCAAGCAGGCATCCCAGAGACACCGAAATTGTCGCGGCTACAGTAAGGCAATCACACCAAGCCAAAATTGGCAAATCAGCAATTTACAGGGTGAGAAATTCTTCGGCGCTAGAGGGATGAATTCCGATCGCTTGGTCAAAATCTTGTTTGGTCGCTCCCATTTTGATCGCGATCGCCAAAGTTTGAATGATTTCAGCAGCGGCCTCACCCACCATATGCGCCCCTAAGACGCGATCGGAGCGGCTATCTAGGACTAATTTCACTAAGCTTTTTTCCGATCGCCCCGTCAAGCTGATATATAAGGGTGAAAAGTGGCTGGACTCACAGCGCACAGCATCCCCAAATTGCTCACGGGCTTTCGTTTCAGTTAAGCCCACAGATGCCGCCTCTGGACGAGCAAATACGGCTGTCGGAACACAATCATAGTTGACTGGCTGGGGTTGCTGCCCAAATTCAGTCTCCACAAAGGCGATCGCTTCCATTTTGGCAACGGGCGTGAGGGCTAGGCGATTGGTACAATCCCCCACAGCAAAGATATGAGGTTGCTGAGTGCGGCTATATTCATCCACCGCGATCGCGCCTTTAGGGTCAGTGGCAATGTCTACTTGCTCTAAGCCCAAGTCTTTTGTATTCGGGGTGCGTCCCACGGCACACAGCACCGTATCTACTGTTAGCGCTTCTGTGCAGTCGCCTGCCAGTTGTAGGCACAGCCCTGTTGCTTCCGGCGTGATTTCCTTAGCTGTGGTATTCCCGCAAAACCTGATGCCGCGCTGAGTCAACCCTGCTTGCACTTCGTGACCCAGGTCCGAGTCGAAGCCAGATAAGATTTGCTCGGCTGTATCCACTAGGGTGACTTCTGAGCCTAAATTTCGCAGCAGACTGGCAAACTCTACGCCAATATAGCCACCCCCAATAATGGCGATCCGCTCAGGTAGCTGGGGCAGTTGAAACATTTCGCGTGAAGTCAGGGCATGCTCTGCCCCCGGAAAGTTGGGTTTTGCAGGTCTGCCCCCTACCGCGATCAGAATTTTGTTTGCCGTGACTCGGCGATCGCCCACTTCCAGGGTGTGAGGATCTACAAAAATGGCACGCCCTGAAAGTACCTCTACTCCTGCTTTAGATAGCGCTTGCTGGTGCGACTGTTGGATGTGTTCCAGTTCTTGGTGAATCGCTTGCATCAGCTTTGACCAATCGAACTGAGGCTGGACTTGTTGCCAGCCGTACCCAATCGCATCTTGGAACAACTGGGGGAAATCAGCCGCATAGACCATCAGCTTTTTAGGGACACAACCCCGATGGACGCAGGTTCCTCCCACCGTGTTTTGCTCCGCGATCGCCACCCGCGCGCCATAAGCCGCCGCTCGTTTTGAGGCCGCAAGTCCAGCTGGCCCACCTCCCATGATCAACAGGTCATAGTCAAAGCTCATCTACTTTTAACCTCGTTTTTGGTAGCCTTGTTTTACCAGCCTCACGCTCCAGTAAATTCAGCTATCTTCTCGCTTGAGAATTTACTGGGTCAGCAGTCTAGTGGTAGGCTAACGCGGTCATAGGACGGAAAAAATCTATAAAAAGCTGGATTCGATACTCCCTCTTTATTCAAGGGTCATTCAATGCTCCCTGGATCGGCATAAGCTTGCAGATTCTCAGTAGGGAAGTTGCGGAGAATGCGAGTGGCACGGTTGAGTAAGCCACTGGAGCCGCGCACAACCACCAAATACTTTCCAGCACTGAGGCGGTTACGGTAAGGCAAGGCATCGCCCCCCCCGATCAGCAAACCACCCCCTCCTCCAATCATCGCCCCACCCATTGCCCCAGAAATGGCACCCAGGACGCCACCGATCAGATGGTTACCCAGGTGTCCAGCCCAACTAAATAATTCGATGCCTGTGATGAAGTTAAAGACATAACCCGCCGCAAACCCAAAGGGAGCCAACCAAACAATCATTAAAAAGGCTTGCTTGCGAGCATCTGCGTTGGGATCTAGCAAGCCGTATTCATCGGCACTCTGATACCCTCTGCCCAAAATCGCCACTTGATGGGGCTGAAGCCCTTCTTTTTCTAGAGCTGAGTAGGCAGCCTCAGCTTCAATGCGATCGCCCAACACAGCCACAAGGTAGTTCATAGTGTTTTTGAGAATTTTGTCACCGGATCTAGTAATAGCAGGCCATGTTGTTTGTTGTATCGTAAAAGAGCTGACTCAGTGGTTAGATTCTCGCAGACGTAGTTTGATCAATGGCTTCTGTTGTAATTAGACATGCTTATCTATGGGAAGTTTTAGGACAGGCTGCTCAGCATAACGGGGTTGTATTTATTCCAGTTTCAGGAGAACTATACAACCAACTAAGCATCAGACCCTATCGAAGAAACGAAGAATCTCCCATGTTTCCGCTGAGAGATTATATCGGAGAGCAGCTTCCAAGAATTGCACAAATCTACCGAAATAAGTTCAGTGAAATAATTGTTGGTGACATACTTGATGCGGTGTGGGTACGTGCCAGAATTTCTGCTGTCTTCAGTTTCACACCGCTAAGTTTGCCATTCCCAGATTACAAGTATGCTCTGATCGAGCAAATGTTCGTAGCTTGTGAGCCTTGTGATGGCAACGGAGCCTGGGTAGCCTATCCATTTATTTGCGAAGACTACGATCTACGGGCTGGACTACGGTTTAGTTCAGACCCTTCATCAGATGCAATCCACCATCGCCTTGCGAAGGCATTTTGGGAGCTACTGCTTCTTGAGCCTGATCTTGTCCAGCCGTTTCGTGACAGCTACTTACACTACGACAAATTAGACGATGAAGAATGGCTTACTGTGACTTTTATGCAGAATCGAGTCGTTATCGAGTTGAGCAATTTCCCGATTCATGCGTGATCACGCAAGACTGTTAGGCGAATTAAGCAAATAGTAGATCTGTCTTAGGAGCCTTGAAAAAAATCAAAATTTTTTTGGGGATCAGTAGCGTCGCGACGCTTTAGTTCTACAATGGCCTATTGTGGCAAATCGTCTCTGTAGTGAGCCGTTGCAAAACTGTAGCTTCGTAGACGCTTGCTCAGTCCTTATTCAAAGCCCTTCAAGGTTTTTGGATGGGCTTCCACATCACCCAACTGCCTCACTTTGGGGCAATGTTTGCTCTCAATCATCGCTGCTTGCTTGTTCAGTGGGGCGAGCGTTCTCCTTCGCATTATATCTGCCTACCATGTCAAAGGTTCTTGTCTCCGATCCCATCGACCAAGTTGGAATTGATATTCTCTCCCAGGTAGCCCAAGTTGATGTCAAAACTGGGTTACCCCCCGAAGAACTAATCCGGATTATCCCGGAGTACGATGCCTTAATGATCCGCTCTGGTACGCGGGTAACTCAAGAAATTATTGAGGCTGGCACGCAACTCAAGATTATTGGTCGCGCTGGTGTCGGCGTAGACAACGTGGACGTGCCTGCTGCCACCCGTCGTGGGATTTTGGTGGTCAACTCGCCCGAAGGCAACACGATCGCTGCGGCAGAACATACCCTGGCAATGATGCTGTCTCTGTCTCGCTACATCCCCGATGCCAACCAATCGATCAAGAGTGGTCAGTGGGATCGTAAGACCTATGTAGGCGTAGAAGTCTACAAGAAATCCTTGGGGATTGTGGGCTTAGGCAAAATTGGGGCGCACGTTGCCACCGTTGCTAGAGCAATGGGCATGAAACTGCTCGCTTATGATCCTTTCGTTTCTACCGAGCGGGCAGAACAGTTGGGTTGTCGTCTCGTAGAACTCGATCTGCTGTTGCGCGAAGCCGACTACATTACGCTGCATCTACCCAAAACCCCAGAAACGACTCATTTGATCAATGCAGAGTCGCTAGCGAAAATGAAGCCCACGGCTCGAATTATCAACTGTGCGCGTGGCGGCATCATTGATGAAGACGCTTTGGTGGAAGCTGTTAAAACTGGCAAAATTGCGGGTGCAGCCATAGACGTATTTGAAGCTGAGCCTCTGGGAGAATCGTCATTGCGATCGGCGGGCAAGGATCTGATCTTGACTCCTCACTTGGGCGCTTCTACTGAAGAAGCTCAGGTCAACGTCGCGATCGATGTGGCTGAGCAAATCCGCGATGTGCTTTTAGGTTTGCCTGCTCGTTCTGCGGTCAATATCCCTGGTTTGCGCCCCGAAGTGCTAGAGAAACTGCGTCCCTATTTACAACTAGCTGAAACCCTAGGCAATTTGGTGGCCCAGTTGGCGGGCGGTCGGGTGGAAAGCCTGAATATCCGCTTGCAAGGGGAGATCGCTAGCAGCGACACGCAACCCATTGTGATTGCGGCGCTGAAGGGTTTGCTCTCCCACGCTTTGCAAGAGCGAGTCAACTATGTCAACGCCAGCATTGAAGCCAAGGAGCGTGGCATTCGGGTGGTTGAAACCCGTGATGCGTCGGTGAAGGACTATACAGGCTCTCTGGTGGTCTCCGCTAAGGGCTCGTTGGGTGAGCATTCGGTGACGGGGGCATTGTTGGGTGGCGATGAAATTCGGATTACGAATGTAGATGAGTTTCCGGTCAACGTGCCACCAAACCGTTACATGCTGTTTACGCTGCACCGCGACATGCCAGGAATCATTGGCAAAATTGGCTCTCTCTTGGGCAGCTTTAATGTCAACATTGCCAGTATGCAGGTGGGCCGCAAGATTGTGCGCGGTGATGCGGTGATGGTACTGAGTATTGATGATCCACTACCAGATGGGATTTTGGCTGAGATCCTGAAGGTGTCGGGGATTCGGGATGCTTACACGGTGACGTTGTAGGTTTGGTTTCGCTGTAAGGCGATCGCTTAGACGCTTAGAGATTTAGGTGGGGGCAGTGGGATCAATTTTGGTTCTCACTGCCTTCTTTATGTTTGGACCTGACCGAATCCGAACCTTGAGGGCACCTGCCCTCAAACTCCCGCTGAGGGACGGCTGCGTCCCCCAGACCCCCTCCAGACGAGTCTGGTTGTAGGCGTTTCGAGAAGGTGGAATTTGAAGTCAGCGGTGCGGATGGCATCAGTTATAGATCTGAAAATTCTGAAGATATAACTCTGAAAAATTTGTAGCTGTAGAGATTCTTTCTGCGTCAATCTCGATCTTTTGAGAAGATAGTTTGACGGAGATTGTTACAGTTGCTTTGGCGCGTACAATACTTCCGAGTGGATGGATTGATTGAGCATAACTTTGATCTGGGGCGGCAATCTTGGCACATAGCTGGTGGGAAATTCAAGTTCTTTGTGATCCGGCGCTGGACGATTTAGCTTTTTGGCGGTTAGAAGACTTTGGCTGTAAAGGTACGTCTAGTGAAATTAGAGGTCATGCTTGCTTGGTGAAGGCTTATTTGCCTCAGGAGCAGGCTCACCTCTTGGACTTGGCGGCATTGGCTTTGCTGTTACGGCAAGATGCGCTGGCGGTGGGGATGCCTGTTCCGGCTGTGCAATGGGAAATCATTGATGAGGAGGATTGGTCTAGTAGCTGGAAGCAGCACTGGCAACCGCAGGAGATTGGCGATCGCTTCTTAATCTACCCCGCTTGGCTACCACTGCCTGATGAATCAACTCTCAAGGACCGTTTACTTCTTCGTTTAGATCCAGGGGTGGCGTTTGGGACGGGAGCGCACCCGACGACTCAGCTTTGCCTAGAAGCGCTAGAGATGCGGATGGGGCCAGGGGCGACAGATGTGGTTGTGGCGGATATTGGTTGTGGTTCTGGGATTCTCTCGGTTGGGGCAGTGCTTTTGGGGGCCCGGAAAGCTTATGCAGTTGACATTGATCCGCTAGCAGTTCGCTCTGTTCACGAAAATGTGGAGCTGAATCAAGTTGACCCTAATCGGTTGCTTGTTGAAACAGGCAGCCTCGATCGCTTGATTGAAATGACTCAGGGGCCAGTGGATGGCTTTACGTGCAATATTCTGGCTGAGGTCATTCTGGATATGATCCCTGATATGGCGGCTTTGGCTAAGGCGAATACGTGGGGGATTCTCAGCGGTATTTTGCTGGATCAGGTGAAACCGATCGCCGATACGCTAGAGCAGCATGATTGGATTGTGGCGACATTATGGCGGCGGCAAGATTGGTGTTGCCTGAATATTCGTCGTTCTTAGAGACTGTATTCTAGTTGACAGGGATTCGTTAAAGTCTTGACCTCAACACCTGTGAAGTAGGTGTGTGAAATAGATGCGATCGCCTCTGCTCTTGGCGGTCTAAACTTTGGAAAGGATGCTGCACTTGAGAAGGGGGAATTGTCATGGTAGAAGCACCCACAGCCGATCGGATGAAATGGGCAAATGCTTTGTCAACCCGCTCTTCTTTGGAGGCGGCGATTGAGGAAGTAGTCGAGCGGGCTCAGGAGAGCTTAGGCGTTGCAGCGAATTTTGGCATCTTGTTTATCTCGGCAGCTTTTGCCAGTGAATATTCTCGCC
This window encodes:
- the serA gene encoding phosphoglycerate dehydrogenase, whose amino-acid sequence is MSKVLVSDPIDQVGIDILSQVAQVDVKTGLPPEELIRIIPEYDALMIRSGTRVTQEIIEAGTQLKIIGRAGVGVDNVDVPAATRRGILVVNSPEGNTIAAAEHTLAMMLSLSRYIPDANQSIKSGQWDRKTYVGVEVYKKSLGIVGLGKIGAHVATVARAMGMKLLAYDPFVSTERAEQLGCRLVELDLLLREADYITLHLPKTPETTHLINAESLAKMKPTARIINCARGGIIDEDALVEAVKTGKIAGAAIDVFEAEPLGESSLRSAGKDLILTPHLGASTEEAQVNVAIDVAEQIRDVLLGLPARSAVNIPGLRPEVLEKLRPYLQLAETLGNLVAQLAGGRVESLNIRLQGEIASSDTQPIVIAALKGLLSHALQERVNYVNASIEAKERGIRVVETRDASVKDYTGSLVVSAKGSLGEHSVTGALLGGDEIRITNVDEFPVNVPPNRYMLFTLHRDMPGIIGKIGSLLGSFNVNIASMQVGRKIVRGDAVMVLSIDDPLPDGILAEILKVSGIRDAYTVTL
- the gorA gene encoding glutathione-disulfide reductase, yielding MSFDYDLLIMGGGPAGLAASKRAAAYGARVAIAEQNTVGGTCVHRGCVPKKLMVYAADFPQLFQDAIGYGWQQVQPQFDWSKLMQAIHQELEHIQQSHQQALSKAGVEVLSGRAIFVDPHTLEVGDRRVTANKILIAVGGRPAKPNFPGAEHALTSREMFQLPQLPERIAIIGGGYIGVEFASLLRNLGSEVTLVDTAEQILSGFDSDLGHEVQAGLTQRGIRFCGNTTAKEITPEATGLCLQLAGDCTEALTVDTVLCAVGRTPNTKDLGLEQVDIATDPKGAIAVDEYSRTQQPHIFAVGDCTNRLALTPVAKMEAIAFVETEFGQQPQPVNYDCVPTAVFARPEAASVGLTETKAREQFGDAVRCESSHFSPLYISLTGRSEKSLVKLVLDSRSDRVLGAHMVGEAAAEIIQTLAIAIKMGATKQDFDQAIGIHPSSAEEFLTL
- a CDS encoding helix-turn-helix domain-containing protein; protein product: MTAQQPSLITRSPLHGEKLESLLHQMARMNGRINRLYEAANVPAPDPIELLPTAFKELGVASEELQVAIEELQQQNQELLRLQNQLSAERDRYREIFESAPDIYLITSFDGIIQEANRAAASLLNVAQRFLVGKPLFSFIPSEHRLAFRQKLLQIQQVARSQECKLTIQPREADGFIVTATVSIVTSPGDELCCLQWLIRRLPDGMVPQTYLPNHGTSPSDLPIHKYVKGELIPCKLEAIWQVQQGLVKLNTFSENGEEVFIGIAGPSLPFGPGLTSLQTYQATALTDEVKLVSIAWQDIAARPELAQSLLSRVSQRLQQTERFLSVCGQRRVQDRLHHFLRLLKQEVGQPVSNGTRIQVRLTHEDLANACCTTRVTVTRILGKLQQQGKITLDPKHYIILHDDQF
- the prmA gene encoding 50S ribosomal protein L11 methyltransferase; translation: MAHSWWEIQVLCDPALDDLAFWRLEDFGCKGTSSEIRGHACLVKAYLPQEQAHLLDLAALALLLRQDALAVGMPVPAVQWEIIDEEDWSSSWKQHWQPQEIGDRFLIYPAWLPLPDESTLKDRLLLRLDPGVAFGTGAHPTTQLCLEALEMRMGPGATDVVVADIGCGSGILSVGAVLLGARKAYAVDIDPLAVRSVHENVELNQVDPNRLLVETGSLDRLIEMTQGPVDGFTCNILAEVILDMIPDMAALAKANTWGILSGILLDQVKPIADTLEQHDWIVATLWRRQDWCCLNIRRS